A stretch of Rickettsiales bacterium DNA encodes these proteins:
- a CDS encoding phosphomannomutase/phosphoglucomutase — translation MHNFHSSILRAGDIRGIYNETLFDADALAIGKAFATCIIRETGKANPIINVAYDGRLSTPALSGALKEGIISTGATVHDYGIGPTPLMYFSVYHSNPDAGIMVTGSHNPGNHNGFKMMIGKDSFFGEHIETLGKYANTADYEIGQGAVINKDCKDEYLETLAAAFKPKGARNIKVVVDPGNGAAGEISERLAAMLSADITVINAEIDGNFPNHHPDPTIPALMQQLIETVQAQDADVGIAYDGDGDRIGAVDKTGRILYGDQLMVLFGRDVLLKHPGATIIADVKASQTLFDDIAQHGGQPLMWKTGHSFVKAKMKETKAHLAGEMSGHIFFADEYFGYDDGIYSGVRLINLLAHSDKPLEQLMDEMPEVYNTPEIRIETTETLKFSAVAEIKERLAAAGADVDDVDGVRVKNADGWWLARASNTQAAIIARAEGNSPEALERLKTLLASQLSESGIMDFDLG, via the coding sequence ATGCATAATTTTCATAGCTCCATCCTACGCGCTGGCGATATCCGCGGCATTTACAATGAGACTCTCTTCGACGCCGACGCCTTAGCCATCGGCAAAGCCTTTGCTACTTGCATTATTCGCGAAACAGGTAAGGCAAACCCCATCATCAATGTCGCTTATGATGGGCGCCTTAGCACCCCGGCTCTCAGTGGCGCCTTAAAAGAAGGCATCATCAGCACTGGGGCAACCGTACATGATTACGGCATCGGCCCTACCCCTCTGATGTATTTCTCTGTTTATCATAGCAATCCAGATGCGGGTATTATGGTCACCGGTTCGCATAACCCTGGCAACCATAACGGCTTTAAAATGATGATAGGCAAAGACTCCTTCTTTGGCGAACATATCGAAACCCTCGGCAAATACGCGAATACAGCCGATTACGAAATCGGACAAGGCGCAGTCATCAACAAAGACTGCAAAGACGAATATCTCGAAACCCTCGCCGCGGCCTTTAAACCTAAAGGTGCACGAAACATTAAAGTCGTCGTTGACCCTGGCAACGGCGCAGCAGGTGAAATTTCAGAACGCCTCGCGGCAATGCTCTCAGCAGATATCACCGTGATTAACGCAGAGATTGACGGCAACTTCCCCAACCATCACCCGGACCCAACCATCCCTGCCCTGATGCAGCAACTCATCGAAACCGTGCAAGCCCAAGATGCCGATGTCGGTATCGCTTATGATGGCGATGGCGACCGCATTGGTGCCGTCGATAAAACGGGGCGCATCCTTTATGGCGATCAACTGATGGTTCTTTTTGGCCGCGACGTTCTTTTAAAACATCCCGGCGCGACCATCATTGCTGATGTTAAAGCCAGCCAAACCCTCTTCGACGATATCGCGCAACATGGCGGACAGCCCCTTATGTGGAAAACCGGACATAGCTTCGTCAAAGCGAAAATGAAAGAAACCAAAGCCCATCTCGCCGGTGAAATGAGCGGACACATCTTCTTTGCCGATGAGTATTTCGGCTATGATGATGGTATCTATTCTGGTGTACGCCTTATCAACCTACTCGCTCATTCCGATAAGCCACTCGAACAGCTGATGGACGAAATGCCTGAAGTTTATAACACGCCAGAAATTCGGATCGAGACCACTGAAACTCTCAAATTCAGCGCCGTCGCCGAAATTAAAGAACGCTTGGCAGCCGCCGGCGCCGATGTCGATGATGTCGATGGCGTACGTGTCAAGAACGCCGATGGCTGGTGGCTCGCTCGCGCCTCAAACACCCAAGCAGCCATCATCGCCCGCGCCGAAGGCAACAGCCCCGAAGCGCTAGAACGATTAAAAACCCTACTCGCCTCCCAACTAAGCGAGAGCGGCATTATGGATTTTGATTTAGGTTAA
- a CDS encoding GNAT family N-acetyltransferase, whose amino-acid sequence MTNVKIIPYESRYAQDFERLNIAWLEKYFYVEAYDAKVLANADEYIIAAKGEILLAELSGVIVGVVALMYHGDDLELTKMAVDENYQGQGIGKLLMQAALKRAREMNPAKIFLLTSSTLGPANSLYEKSGFVNVPLHSDDNDVYERCDRRWELPFEALSA is encoded by the coding sequence ATGACGAATGTAAAAATTATTCCCTATGAATCCCGTTACGCGCAAGATTTTGAACGCCTCAATATTGCGTGGCTTGAGAAGTATTTCTATGTGGAGGCTTATGATGCCAAGGTATTGGCGAATGCGGATGAGTACATTATCGCGGCAAAAGGTGAGATACTTTTGGCTGAACTGAGTGGTGTTATCGTTGGCGTGGTCGCATTGATGTATCATGGCGATGATTTGGAACTGACTAAAATGGCGGTGGATGAAAATTACCAAGGGCAGGGTATTGGAAAATTACTGATGCAAGCAGCACTCAAGCGCGCCAGAGAGATGAACCCTGCGAAGATATTCTTGCTAACAAGCTCAACGCTAGGGCCGGCAAACTCGCTTTACGAGAAATCTGGTTTTGTTAATGTGCCGCTACATTCAGATGATAATGACGTTTATGAACGCTGTGATCGGCGCTGGGAACTACCTTTCGAAGCATTGTCTGCTTGA
- a CDS encoding DUF5681 domain-containing protein — MSNSNDDNNGGDYDVGYQKPPKHSQFKPGQSGNYQGRPKGKKNASTFLKEALAETVTINENGTKRTISKLEATFKQLVNMAAKGDLRAIQRLLLLVMDMEAKDMEQGTSKRGIIPKEQQAQILANIIERANDNKKEPSDAND; from the coding sequence ATGAGTAATTCTAATGACGATAATAATGGTGGCGATTACGATGTTGGCTATCAAAAGCCACCCAAGCACTCGCAATTTAAACCGGGCCAATCGGGCAATTATCAGGGGCGGCCGAAAGGTAAGAAGAACGCCTCGACATTCTTAAAAGAGGCGCTGGCGGAAACCGTGACCATCAATGAGAATGGAACCAAGCGCACTATCAGTAAGCTTGAAGCAACTTTTAAGCAGCTGGTCAATATGGCTGCCAAAGGCGACTTGCGCGCGATACAGCGCTTATTGCTGTTAGTGATGGATATGGAAGCCAAAGATATGGAGCAAGGTACGTCAAAACGCGGCATTATTCCCAAGGAACAGCAAGCTCAGATTCTGGCGAATATTATCGAACGTGCCAACGATAATAAGAAGGAGCCAAGCGATGCAAATGACTGA
- a CDS encoding site-specific DNA-methyltransferase, whose amino-acid sequence MIADNKLTENAQWDDVLLAEHFVELSELDLDFDLEITGFEMGEIDVLIEGNGVIEEEHVEEPVEAGHAVSELGDIWQLGTHRIICGDSLQADSCSALMDGAKANMVFTDPPYNVPVKGHISGLGKHQHREFAMATGEMSSAQFTQFLQDVCAQKAEASADGSLHYICMDWRHLQELLAAGDTIYSELKNLCIWVKDNGGMGSLYRSRHEFVAVFKHGKAPHRNNVELGRHGRYRTNVWEYAGANSFARKNNEEGDLLALHPTVKPVPLVADAILDCTQRGDIVLDAFLGSGSTLIAAEKVGRRCYGIELDPLYVDTAIRRWQQWTGDAAIHSESGKNFDQLQVISGGKNE is encoded by the coding sequence ATGATTGCCGATAACAAACTCACCGAAAACGCACAGTGGGATGATGTCTTACTCGCTGAACACTTCGTTGAGTTATCAGAACTTGATCTAGACTTTGATTTAGAGATTACCGGTTTTGAGATGGGTGAGATTGATGTGCTGATTGAGGGCAATGGCGTAATTGAAGAAGAGCATGTGGAGGAACCAGTTGAAGCAGGCCATGCTGTTTCCGAATTAGGCGATATCTGGCAACTCGGCACACATCGTATTATTTGCGGCGATAGTTTGCAGGCGGATAGTTGTAGCGCGCTCATGGATGGCGCAAAGGCAAATATGGTCTTTACCGATCCGCCGTACAATGTTCCAGTCAAAGGCCATATTAGCGGCTTAGGTAAACATCAGCATCGCGAGTTCGCCATGGCGACGGGTGAAATGTCCTCGGCACAATTTACTCAATTCCTACAAGATGTCTGCGCGCAAAAGGCAGAGGCCAGTGCCGATGGCTCACTACACTATATCTGCATGGATTGGCGTCATTTGCAGGAATTATTAGCGGCAGGAGACACCATCTACTCTGAACTCAAAAACCTCTGCATTTGGGTCAAAGATAATGGCGGTATGGGCAGTTTATATCGCAGCCGCCATGAATTTGTCGCGGTTTTTAAGCATGGCAAAGCACCACATCGCAATAATGTCGAACTGGGTCGACATGGTCGCTACCGCACCAATGTATGGGAATATGCCGGGGCGAATAGTTTTGCGCGTAAAAATAATGAAGAAGGCGATTTACTCGCCTTGCACCCCACGGTCAAACCGGTGCCACTGGTAGCGGATGCGATTCTCGATTGCACCCAGCGCGGTGATATCGTGTTGGATGCATTCTTAGGCAGTGGCAGCACCCTCATTGCTGCTGAGAAAGTCGGCAGGCGATGTTACGGCATTGAGCTTGATCCTCTCTATGTCGATACTGCCATTCGTCGATGGCAGCAATGGACTGGCGATGCGGCCATCCATAGCGAATCGGGCAAAAACTTCGATCAACTTCAAGTAATTTCGGGAGGCAAAAATGAGTAA
- a CDS encoding zinc ribbon domain-containing protein: protein MHYINERRPVRVEGRNRGKAFQCSHDVARKLIDRASFYAGKINYPQKDIKNIDGKHQPLIDMQTAMRIKERKAGRGIRTHYKQNEEQYPLKGSILCGECGKALTSSGKGSAGENKKHYMYYVCKQSGCSRRHKGIYVNTAHQNFSELLQPMQPDSLILEMAEVVMRGVWKEQIERLEVQRKEWAKEHQTLETEIDGFIDEMIGENRQTKNALKRRISEMEENREKVKALLDQKPLEESDFDRVLGNVFDVLANPQLAWEDGGLKRKRTIQRLVFPKNIFVKKDKNFRKPQKALLFRLTEQMSGENRSLVVD, encoded by the coding sequence ATGCACTATATCAACGAGAGAAGGCCTGTAAGAGTTGAAGGCCGCAATCGTGGAAAGGCATTTCAATGTAGTCACGATGTAGCCAGAAAGCTGATTGATCGAGCCAGTTTCTATGCAGGTAAAATCAATTATCCACAAAAGGATATTAAGAATATTGATGGTAAGCACCAACCTTTGATCGATATGCAAACTGCAATGCGTATCAAGGAACGCAAAGCGGGACGTGGGATTCGTACCCATTACAAGCAGAATGAAGAACAATATCCGCTAAAGGGCTCCATTTTGTGTGGTGAATGTGGGAAGGCGTTGACGAGTTCAGGTAAAGGTTCCGCTGGTGAAAACAAAAAACACTACATGTACTATGTTTGTAAGCAGTCAGGATGTTCTCGTCGGCACAAAGGTATTTATGTTAATACCGCGCATCAAAACTTCTCTGAATTATTGCAGCCTATGCAGCCCGATTCTTTGATACTGGAAATGGCAGAGGTTGTTATGCGTGGTGTGTGGAAAGAGCAAATAGAGAGGCTAGAGGTTCAACGAAAAGAATGGGCTAAAGAGCATCAAACATTAGAAACAGAGATTGATGGTTTTATTGATGAGATGATAGGTGAAAATAGGCAAACTAAGAATGCTCTAAAACGCCGTATTAGTGAAATGGAGGAGAATAGAGAGAAGGTAAAGGCACTGCTCGATCAAAAACCGCTGGAAGAAAGTGATTTTGATAGAGTATTAGGCAATGTATTCGATGTATTGGCTAATCCTCAGCTTGCATGGGAAGATGGAGGGCTCAAACGCAAACGTACTATTCAACGCTTAGTCTTCCCAAAGAACATATTCGTAAAAAAAGATAAAAATTTTCGAAAACCCCAAAAGGCTCTTCTATTCAGGCTTACAGAGCAAATGAGTGGTGAAAATCGGTCTTTGGTGGTGGATTAA